CCTGGGTGCCGGTCATCAACGCGGCGCCCCGGGCGATGTCATTGACCCGCTGCTGCAGTTCGCCCAACTGGCTCACATCGGGAAGACGGATCATGTACAGTACATCCGCCTTGGCAGGCACCACGTTGGGGGACAGCCCCCCGGCGTTGGTGATGGCATAGTGCATCCGCGCCTCCTGCACCACGTGCTCGCGGAGGAAGTTCACCCCGACATTCATCAACTCCACCGCGTCCAGCGCGCTTCTTCCGTACTCCGGAGCGGCGGCGGCATGGGAGCTCTTCCCCTTGAAATGGTACAGCGTCATCTCATTGGCCAGGGAACTTTCCGCGTACACCTTGTTCAACGTCCCGGGATGCCAGGTGAGCGCGCAGTCCAAGGAGGCGAACGCCCCTTCCCTGGCCATGAACGCCTTGCCCGACCCATTCTCCTCGGCGGGACAGCCAAAGTAGATCACCGTACCGGAAACCCCATGGGTTTGCAGGTATTCCTTGACGGCAAGCGCGCCCCCGATGGACGCCACACCCAGCAGGTTGTGGCCGCACCCATGTCCCGGAGCTCCGGGAACAAGCGGGGATTCCTCCGGCCCGTCGGCAACCTGGCTCAAACAACTCAACGCGTCAAACTCACCAAGAATTCCGATCCGGGGAGCACCCGAACCATACTGCGCGGTGAACGCCGTTGCGATGCCGAACGCGGGAGACTGGATGGAAAATCCATGCGCCTTGAGAAAATCCATCTGGAGGTTGGCTGATGCCGTCTCCTGATATCCCATTTCCGGATGATCCCAGATGGCGTCGGACAACGCACACAATCCATCAGATTCCGTATCAATGACTCCGATGAGTTCCTGAATATCCATGTAGCTTCTCCTCAAAACCGTGACAGCACCGCGGAAAGCGCGATGCGGTAACCACTCTGGAGACTTGCGACCTCCACCCACTCCTGGTAGGTATGGGCGCCGCCTCCCAGATAACAACCAAAACAGATGCTGGGGATTCCCAGCGAAAGCGGGATGTTGCAGTCGGTGGAACCGGGAAGGATCCGCGGTGACGTCCCGCTCTCCCGGGCGATGGCGGCCCGGGCAAGCTGTACCAGCGCATCCAAGCGCGCCGCGTCGACATCGCCGGAGCAGGGACGCTCCCCCAACGGCTTCACCTCGACGGAAACGCCTTGACCGCGGAACTCCTGGATGACCGTCTGGAACCGTTGCTGCATCGTTGAAAGATCGGCGCGCTCGTCAGAACGGAACTCGTAGGCCATCCTGGCCTCCTGGGCGATGGTGTTCACCGACGTGCCGCCGCTGATCAAGCCGACGTTGTACGTGGTGCGCCCGGTATGGG
The window above is part of the Sphaerochaeta sp. genome. Proteins encoded here:
- a CDS encoding M20 family metallopeptidase — translated: MDIQELIGVIDTESDGLCALSDAIWDHPEMGYQETASANLQMDFLKAHGFSIQSPAFGIATAFTAQYGSGAPRIGILGEFDALSCLSQVADGPEESPLVPGAPGHGCGHNLLGVASIGGALAVKEYLQTHGVSGTVIYFGCPAEENGSGKAFMAREGAFASLDCALTWHPGTLNKVYAESSLANEMTLYHFKGKSSHAAAAPEYGRSALDAVELMNVGVNFLREHVVQEARMHYAITNAGGLSPNVVPAKADVLYMIRLPDVSQLGELQQRVNDIARGAALMTGTQVSWETIKACANYLPNRTLSEEVYQTMQDVPLPSFSEKERAYAKRYVAPSNAARDLEKVASAVRDRSVVREILQHRDDALFEFLVPYDADAPLRMSYGSTDVGDVSWNCPTAQFLAATWAPGTPGHTWQVVAQGKGSIAHKMMLWSAKVISLSAIRILQDPSSLKAVKEEFQETMQHRTYRPLPAEVKPRPVADLVS